The Marinitoga sp. 38H-ov genomic interval TGTTATATATGCATTTGTCTCAATTTTTACTTTTTTCCCAATAGTAGTTTTGTTTTCAACAGCAACTCCTCTTCCTATAATTGTATATTCACCTATTTCTACATCTTCTCTAATACTTGCTAAATCACCAACAAAAACAAAATTATTTAATTTAGCACCCCTGTATATTACGCAATTAGCTCCTATTGTTACATATTCTCCAATAATTAAAGGTTCTAATTCTTTTTCTTGAGTTACAGCTGAATTTGTTGCTTTAAAAGGCACTTTACCTAAAACTGTATTATCAGCTATAATACTTCCTTTTTTTATAACTGTATCCTTTTTAATAACGACATTATTTCCTAATTTAACTCCTTCTTCTATAATTACATTTTCTTCTATCTCAATATTATGTCCTAATTCTACTGTATCATGAATCTTAGCATATTCAGAAATCATTTTTCCACCTTCTTAAAAAATCCTTTCATTTCTTCAGTTGAAAACTCAAAAGGAATTTTTACAGGTTTCCCTTCTTTTGCAGATTTATAAATTGCTAATACTATTTCTACAGCTCTTTTTCCATCTTCTCCAGAAACATATGGGTTTCTATCATTAACTATTGATTCATAGAAATCTCTATATAATGGAACATGACCCGCACCATATACTGTATCAGGATCAGGTAAATTT includes:
- a CDS encoding DapH/DapD/GlmU-related protein, coding for MISEYAKIHDTVELGHNIEIEENVIIEEGVKLGNNVVIKKDTVIKKGSIIADNTVLGKVPFKATNSAVTQEKELEPLIIGEYVTIGANCVIYRGAKLNNFVFVGDLASIREDVEIGEYTIIGRGVAVENKTTIGKKVKIETNAYITALSTIEDYCFVAPEVTFTNDNFLGRTEDRKKYFKGATLRKGARVGANSTILPGIEIGEDALVAAGSVVTKNVPPKKIVLGSPAKIYKDVPEDQLLENQSYYN